The genomic segment gtatcaactATGTTGCTGTCTTGTTGTAAGTATTGAGACTGATCTAATTCAAAACtgacataaattaaaaataaatcagtacATTAATCTGATTCCAGTGCAATGCTGTTTGAACTTTTGTGGTTTAGGTTTAAAAGTTTTATACAAAGCAGATGTACATATTTGAAATTAATGAACTACAGTACTTAAAGGAGAACGTGCCTACGACTCTAATTTTTGCTCAGTGCTAAAGTCAACTGAATGCTAGATTTGACAAAATctgaaaagtatttttcagaTGCTCTAACAGAGTGTCCAATAAATTGTACTGTTTTCTTATAAAATGGAAATTTAATGAGTTGAACTTTTTGAgtccattaaaaatgtatttatattcttCTCAAATGAAGCCTATCATATTGAAGTTCGGGATGATTAAACCTTGAAGGCGTGTTATTGTGAGAGCAGATGGGGTAAAGCATCAGGAGATTCTTTATTTCCAACTGCTAATTTTCTTGAAGATTACTGTGTTATCTTCTATCCTGTTTTACGTAACAGAAACAAGAAAATTAGGCTGGGTTTACATTTTcaactttctttccttttttattaattcGCTGCATTTGAGGAAACATCATAATCCTGAAATCCTAAACACAACAAAGAAGTGAAATTAACTTTGaagtattgtttttctttttaaaaaggggcacccatttaattatttttgcctTCAAAAGATGGCTATACTGTTCAATTTGGAAAATTTTACAGGTTTTGTCACATTTAATTCTTATATTATGTTCAAAGATCACTTTTGAACAACATTCTTAAAAGctcataaaagtattttatatatatatatgttcaatataatgttaattttaaaagaattaagCAGTTATTCGTTTTTCTAGTAgtagtgtgtgagagagaaaagAATGATGCTCCCTCTTGTGGATATCTGTGGTATTTTCAGTGTATGATGGTACACTCAAATTTCAGCATTTTATCAGTCCCATTATCACAAGCATTTAAAACAGTTGTGTGAAGTTAAGAGTACAATATGTCTTGTACATAACTGATAGTGATGGCaaagtatgttttaaaaagctGGTATCCTGAGCCCAATTCAATAATCGTTGACAATGTAAGAAAAGTACTATTGAGACAGTGGAAGAATCTCAGACACTGTTCTTAAGAAATATAAAGAGAGGCTGTAACATATAGCAGCAGATTTACTGTGGGGGAAAAATATCCTCCATCCATCTCAAATCCATGGTGTGTGACAATTGCtgataaaaaacaacaattacagtacatctaattTGTCAGTTCAAAGGTTTTGTGTTCTTGGTATACAAATATTCTGGTCAGGGTACATTCTGAACCAATACAAATAATTttttgaagaaaatgaaaaagcaaaatgtGATGTATACACGTTAAATACCTTAAAAGTCAAAACTCTTAAACGTAACTGTAAAGAATCCATATTATCCATTTTGTGATTAAACAGATTTCATAAAACAAACTTAATTCCTAAAGTTCCTATTGAGCAAAACCCTATGCTCATCTTGTTTTTTCTGTATCTATCATGAgttcttttacttttgtttaaaaaaatggacaTCGATTGCGATCAAAAAGAGTACATTCCGATTTCTCTTCTTCTCCAGTCCAAATTTAGTATTTTGACAGGAACATAGCTACCAGACTttgtctctcctgtgtctcctttGCTTGTTCATTAGTGTCACACATGCTGGTCAAGGCCACAGGTTCACTTCTTACTTCGGTCTGGTAGAAGGGACAGACCTTCAGGTGTTCAGACATGGAAGGGACATCATCAAAGCACCATCTGTCTACAGTGGAGAACACTGTGCTGAAGTGCCACACCTTTGCAAGAGACACAACAGAGGTTAAAGAGAAGGCAACAAGCTGTGTAAATATGGCAAAACAGACTAACCAATTTAAGAAAAGATGGCATatacatattcattttaaaaatgtgttacatTGTAGTTAAAGCTGTTAGGTCCTTGGCTTGAATTTTTACTATTGTGCCTTGTGTGTGATGTGGCAAGTTCTACCAAAGTTTCACTGGGAATTGCTGTTTCTTCtaagtttataaaaaaaagtcaaggaTATAAGTTCtctgtcctttttttttacttcagcagGTAAAAGCTCTTGCCCAAGTGCAGGCTGAATTCTGTGTTCCAGGGGTTGCAGGTTCAAGTCTGAGTCATGTCACTacctgactgtgactgtgattcCCCAAATGATGTCTCACAGCTGACTGAGTTTAGCCTAAGGTAGGGCTGAATAAGCCAGCAAGAAGTCTCAGCTGTCCTATGACTTCCTGAGTGCTAGGCCTGTGGTTCTATAGATGAGGAATTCACCTCTCTTCAAACTGGCTCTGAATCTCCTGAAGAGCTGCGTAGACTGTGATGTGTTAACAGATGAGTGGTTGAAAGTTAGATAGGCCAGAGAAGACTGTCTATAGTTCTTCATTCACATTAAATTTACATTGGCGATCCCGTGTGATTTCATGGGACATTTTTTTAGAACATTATGTTTTAAACtacatatataaaacatttgaatgagacaaagaaagtgaaaaggaGCACCCACGTGTCAGACCgtggatacagtatgttacctaTAATATCCATATGAAATGTGAGACCAGAAAAACACACTACTGGTGATTCCAAAATGAGTAGGTACAGTgtgtaagaaaaatatttattgtaaaactgttaaatattgttaaaatacccaaaactatttttaaaagctaTGGATTTACTTTGGTCAGACCACACACTACAGTATTtcatgcttatactgtatatttagaagtatgtttttaaaaaatggtttaaaatggTTGATCTCCTATATCCTACAACTCTTTTACCTAAATTCTTTAAGAAAATAGAATTAGATTTTTCTTGACCAGTTTCTTCTTTGAACATGTGCCATCTGGTGGAGTAATAATATAGCAaagcaaataatttattttagaaagcTGTGTTATATTTGATATTCACATGATATTCAATCAACTGGTATCATAAATCATGCATGAATTACTTTTCTATTGACCACAACTCTaaaggataaaaaataaaagacttaaaAAACATATCTGAAAAACTGTGGTGTGGATTAGCTTTGAATCTGAAATAATTTAGCAAAAAAACACTCTAGGTCTGCTGAGTCATAATCTATAGAATATTTGCCTTTGCCCATGCTGAGGTTACCAATTTGCTTCATGTTTACACATGGGTTGTACCCAGCTCCAGTGGTAAAGTGAGACCCTGTTTTCTAACTCCTCAGGAGCTCCAGTTTCAGCAGctgtttatttgaaaatagCATTATGCCAAGGTACAGCTAAATGTCACAACAAGCAAATGGACGCTGGTTTGGACTTCTTCAGCTACTGTGTACTTAGCACAAACCCAGTGACACAAATATCCAAGTGAGCTCACAAATGAGTTTTGTATTCTAAGACTTCAGACTTTTCAATCACAAATCAGTATACATTCTCAGTATATGACTTCAAGAACCAAGATCTGAATTGCAAACTATTGGATCAATTAAGAAGACAAGCACAGCTCAACATCTGCTTGCAAAATCATATTATTTGGGCAACCCATTAGGTCAATCTGACACCATTTTAGGAGGCTACTGCTTCTGGACTTCTGAACAGCTTCTGAAATAAAGTTCAGAATAACTTCTATAGCAATTAAAGAAGGTTTAAAACATTTCCAAGTGTTGTAATGTAGaataacacctacagtatgtaacatatAGAAATAGGGtggttattttcttttactCAGTAATTTTATTCCAACTATAATTAGTCCATATTGCCTcatactcatacagtatgtcagctcaggatttcatacagtaggtataaAACAGGAAGCCAGTAATGTGAATGTGTGAGTATGCAATGTTTTAAAAGTATCTGTTATACTGGAACCTGCCTTTTTTCGTGCTTTCCAGGATGAACCTCCATGGGAGTATGTGCGTTTTTCCCATTTCAGTGACACCATGCCACGTTCCTGCAGCAGAGAAGCGCAGACATCCCTCATTAGGTGGGACACCTGAGCTAGCTGGGAAAGGCTGAAGCTGTCTAGAAATCCTGCAATGTGCTGGAGAATCTCAAAAGGCAGGCTACTCAGAGAGTCCAGGTTGCGCGCATGTTTCCTGTCGGCAGGTTTGGTTTTCACTCCCCGAAAGAGGGAGGCTGAGACCACTGGTCGGAGAGTGAATGTGCTGAGATCTTGGTTGTAGGTGAAAGTGGCCTTTTGACTGCATGGGTGGAACCTCTTTTGGCTATAAGTGCACCCAAGGTAGGCCAGAGGACAACGCTGCTCAAACCAGCCATTCAAAGAATTCTGAATGTCTGCGTGGACGTTCTTGAAGTGTGAAGGGAACTCATCTCGTCTGAAGAAGTGGTTGCACAGGAAAGTGAATGCAGAGCTGACTTTGTTATGCCTTGCGGTCACACACTCAGCTTGAAGATTCAGACTGAGGCTGGGGCTCCTGCCCTCTACTATATCAGCCAGTGTGGATTCTGGCTTGAATGGGGCTGTGTTGAAGGAATAAGTCTGGGTGCCAAAGTCTAAAAGGAGGCCATCCGTTGCCACAGTTTCAGAGATAAAGTGACCTCTTAATTCTTTTTCCAAGGAGCAAAGTAAAGTAGCGCTTATTTCATCCCATTTCGGTATATCCTCGTCAGAGACCCCTAAATCAGATGTATCTACTGccttattttcctttttcttccgGATTGCTACATCTCCAATGTGGGAGCGTTTTGCACTATAGCTGGTTGGAACTTTGAACGTGCGGACAGTCTTTACTTCTATGGCTTCCAGGTTCCCATAAACAAAGTCTTTTTCTTTCGGAGTACAGGCGGCAATCTGTCCAAATCTAATCAGCATGCTCCCGTGATGCACCAGATACATGTTGTACTCAGTAACGTTGGTCTCTTTTCCAAGCCTATCAAGGACACCATCCTGCCAGGGAGCCAATCCTGTCTTTGCATGATCGTCATGTTTGTCAGGTTCAGGCTCTTTGCTGTTATTTAtctctttctcctgttctgcctGTTTGCTAGAGGaagcagtgttttcttttttctcagtATTCTTCTCCTTGGTCTTCAAGTTTTCTTCTGTTACCTTGCAACTCGTCAGCTCCTTGCTGAACATCATTTCCCAGGTTTTGTAACTGCTCAAATCACATACATCTTTATCCTTAGCCAGAGCTTCACGCTCTTCCTGTGTAAGACCTTGCAATTCAGCCTCGCTGAAGACTCCTCCTTGCAACGAGCCTTCTGCCATGCCTCCCACTGCACCCTCTAGCTCGGAGGGCATCAATTCTTCAACATGCTCTTCAAGTTCAGGAAAAAGGGAACCCATTTTCAAAGACCGGAAAAGGAGCTTTTGATCTCTAAGAGCCATTGTCAAGTCCAGCTGCTCGTCAGAAAAGGGTTCTTTGAGGACATTCTCATAGAAGACAGTATCAGTTTCTGCAACAGGCCAGCGGTTCCAATCCATAGAACAGCACACAACGCTGGCTGGACAGACTTCCAGGTGTTTGGAGAGCTTGCAGCGAGCCATGGAGAAGGGGCAGCCATACCCAGCATTAAGGCAAGGCACCTTTTCATTGGGGCACAATAGCTGGTGCTCCTGTTCCTTGCACATGTGGAACACTGCTCCACAGAGCAGGCGGCAGTTGATCACCATGCAGGAGACAGAGATCTGTATTGGTGCCTTGCAGCGACGACTAAAACACTTTTCGCAGTGCTTGTGCTGCCCTACTGGAGCTTTATTGTTTCGTCCCTGAAAAAAGTCgagcaaaacaaaaaggcatGAATTTGCAGGTCTCCCCGGAAAGGATTTTAGCTTGAGCTGAGGTCAATAATACTTTCAATGGAGTAAACCTCCATGGCATTTTGTGCtggtagacatactgtactgtacagcactATTATTTCAACTAGTGCTGATAATGTAAGTAATGTATAGTTTCACATCATGCCACcactttttaatattgtatgtttaaaaatatgcttttaaataaaattaaaaaatgtaaaggacTTGCCATTTTTTATGCAAAGTGCAATTGCTTCTCCAGATTCATATGAGAATATCGCAATCCACAGAGGTGAAATCAGCACCTGCAACAGAGACAGTGGCGTCCATTGCAAAATCACTGATTATCATACATTCCTAGACAATATCAAATCACTTTTAAAGACAAGGAAAAAACGTATTCATGtagacaaaattaaatgtatttccccTCTCGTTCTGTTAAATTCGTTTTTTCAAAAATAGATTTTCACCTTTTACATCCAGTTATGTAAAGTTTTATCTATTttaacaaacacatttaaaggctaaagaaatatttaatagGAGTGCACAGATGATTTTGATACTATAAAAAAAGATCATTCATGGGACATTAAAAATTTATGATGAGTTTTACAAACATACTGCCAATCTTTCAATAACCTGCAGTATTCACATGTGGTGGTTTTCATTAGTATTTCTGAAGTAGTATTGCTTTTtgaagcagtaaaaaaaaaagccttaaaCCAATAATTTTTTTAGGCATCTAATTTAAGAAATCCCACATGCACTTATGCAGTACTGATCTAAACTGGATTAAATATTGAACGATAAGTACATGTTGAATGTACAATATAGAACAACACcagtattatacagtagatgtatacCGCTATATTGTTACTGTAGCTAATGTATCTGACCTTGACATTATGATTATTGCAACTTaaattcttcattttatcatagATTTTATGGACGTTCAGCAGCCATTCAATAATTGCTGATAGTGCATGAATTCTGATTGATAAATACCCCACTAACCACTTGCTGTTGGGTGTTAGTTACAAAATATGCCAAAACAGGGTGAGGAAACACTTGACCTATAGGTTTTCCAATGGAcaagtttacattttaaaattattttcttacacAAGTTCCCAAgtatattttaaagacaaacaCTGCCTTTATGGGCCAATGTACAAGATTATTGCTTACCTCTCTCggaattaaaaaagtaaattcagCTCTTCACTGTACTCTTAGCTCTGCTACAGAAGGTTTGCAAGCACTTGAAATATCTAGAGTGGCTGTGAGTGTTAAAAATAG from the Lepisosteus oculatus isolate fLepOcu1 chromosome 5, fLepOcu1.hap2, whole genome shotgun sequence genome contains:
- the LOC102692935 gene encoding F-box only protein 40, encoding MGRNNKAPVGQHKHCEKCFSRRCKAPIQISVSCMVINCRLLCGAVFHMCKEQEHQLLCPNEKVPCLNAGYGCPFSMARCKLSKHLEVCPASVVCCSMDWNRWPVAETDTVFYENVLKEPFSDEQLDLTMALRDQKLLFRSLKMGSLFPELEEHVEELMPSELEGAVGGMAEGSLQGGVFSEAELQGLTQEEREALAKDKDVCDLSSYKTWEMMFSKELTSCKVTEENLKTKEKNTEKKENTASSSKQAEQEKEINNSKEPEPDKHDDHAKTGLAPWQDGVLDRLGKETNVTEYNMYLVHHGSMLIRFGQIAACTPKEKDFVYGNLEAIEVKTVRTFKVPTSYSAKRSHIGDVAIRKKKENKAVDTSDLGVSDEDIPKWDEISATLLCSLEKELRGHFISETVATDGLLLDFGTQTYSFNTAPFKPESTLADIVEGRSPSLSLNLQAECVTARHNKVSSAFTFLCNHFFRRDEFPSHFKNVHADIQNSLNGWFEQRCPLAYLGCTYSQKRFHPCSQKATFTYNQDLSTFTLRPVVSASLFRGVKTKPADRKHARNLDSLSSLPFEILQHIAGFLDSFSLSQLAQVSHLMRDVCASLLQERGMVSLKWEKRTYSHGGSSWKARKKVWHFSTVFSTVDRWCFDDVPSMSEHLKVCPFYQTEVRSEPVALTSMCDTNEQAKETQERQSLVAMFLSKY